A part of Paenibacillus donghaensis genomic DNA contains:
- the nagB gene encoding glucosamine-6-phosphate deaminase has product MNILKFRNDEDFVETGANLIISLLQSNPKAVLGLATGSSPVGVYARLVEMHRKELVSFSKASSYNLDEYVGLPVNHPQSYRSFMNEHLFNHIDIDPARTHVPDGNAADLKAECLTYDKMLEDYGPVDLQILGIGSNGHIGFNEPDASLSSGTHVVDLLEETREANARFFHKLEDVPRQAVTMGIGGILKARQIVLLVRGEEKAEAVKNALEGPITTQCPASLLQSHPNVVVLLDEGAGKWLK; this is encoded by the coding sequence ATGAATATTTTAAAGTTCCGCAATGATGAGGATTTTGTGGAGACCGGCGCGAATCTTATCATCAGCCTGCTGCAGAGCAACCCCAAGGCCGTACTTGGTCTCGCTACCGGCAGCTCTCCGGTCGGCGTCTATGCCAGGCTGGTTGAAATGCACCGTAAAGAACTGGTCAGCTTCTCCAAAGCTTCCTCCTACAATCTCGATGAATATGTAGGGTTGCCCGTGAACCATCCGCAGAGCTACCGCAGCTTCATGAATGAGCATCTGTTCAATCATATCGACATTGATCCTGCCCGGACGCATGTCCCTGACGGCAATGCCGCCGACCTGAAGGCTGAATGCCTCACCTATGACAAAATGCTGGAGGATTATGGTCCCGTGGACCTGCAAATTCTCGGCATCGGAAGCAATGGCCATATCGGGTTCAATGAGCCGGATGCCAGCCTGAGCAGCGGCACCCATGTTGTCGATCTGCTGGAAGAGACACGGGAAGCCAATGCACGCTTCTTCCACAAGCTGGAGGATGTGCCCCGCCAGGCAGTCACGATGGGAATCGGCGGAATCCTGAAGGCGCGGCAGATTGTACTGCTGGTACGCGGCGAGGAGAAGGCCGAGGCAGTAAAAAATGCGCTGGAAGGCCCGATTACGACCCAATGTCCGGCCTCCCTGCTGCAAAGCCACCCCAACGTTGTCGTTCTGCTGGATGAAGGAGCAGGCAAATGGCTAAAATAA
- a CDS encoding MurR/RpiR family transcriptional regulator — protein sequence MSPILHALEHGKSKLSQMERKLAERILASPGEVVHMGITELAEQCGLSPATITRFCKALHFKGFPDFKMKLATEIAHSDAPQDGSSSYQDIVAGNPLTVIVEAMQANHLASIRDTTSLLDIERLQSAVDLLCRARRVDLYGMATSSIVAQDFYQKLIRIGVNCTAFADSHMQITSASSLSEGDVAFAVSYSGETPETIDALTCAGAGGASTIALTSYGSSTLATLADIPLFSSSLEQGMRRGDMASRIAQLHIIDILFTGMVSTRFGDFIPKLEQSYLNVQYYRNKRGGLS from the coding sequence ATGTCTCCAATCCTGCATGCCCTGGAGCACGGGAAGTCCAAGCTGTCCCAAATGGAACGCAAGCTGGCCGAGCGAATTCTCGCCTCGCCCGGTGAGGTTGTGCATATGGGCATCACAGAGCTGGCGGAGCAATGCGGCCTCAGCCCTGCAACGATAACGCGTTTTTGCAAGGCATTACATTTCAAGGGCTTCCCAGATTTCAAGATGAAGCTGGCGACCGAAATCGCCCACAGCGATGCACCTCAGGATGGCAGCTCCTCTTACCAGGATATTGTAGCGGGCAATCCGCTCACGGTTATTGTGGAAGCCATGCAGGCTAACCATTTGGCCTCCATCCGGGATACAACCTCACTGCTGGATATTGAGCGGCTGCAGTCCGCTGTAGATCTATTATGCCGGGCGCGGCGGGTCGATCTGTACGGGATGGCGACCTCCTCTATCGTCGCCCAGGATTTCTACCAGAAGCTGATCCGCATCGGTGTGAACTGCACCGCCTTTGCCGATTCCCATATGCAGATCACTTCCGCTTCTTCGCTCTCCGAAGGCGATGTCGCATTCGCGGTATCCTATTCCGGAGAGACTCCGGAAACCATTGATGCCTTAACCTGTGCCGGTGCCGGCGGCGCCAGCACGATCGCTCTAACGTCTTATGGCAGCAGCACATTGGCTACCCTGGCCGATATCCCGCTGTTCTCCTCATCCCTGGAGCAAGGGATGCGGCGCGGAGATATGGCTTCGCGCATAGCGCAACTGCATATTATTGATATCCTGTTCACGGGGATGGTCAGCACGCGGTTTGGCGATTTCATTCCCAAGCTGGAGCAATCTTACCTCAATGTCCAATACTACCGTAACAAACGAGGAGGTTTATCCTAA
- a CDS encoding O-fucosyltransferase family protein, with translation MSSDRFLLIKPWGYSIWADVDHIVGQLLMAEITSRTPVVYWGMDSLYSESLTENSFELFFEPISEHAPHELTRSDYSYYPSTWNSHNVLMEDPDKLKWELRDLQDMVATDANVLVSDVYYHVSSIVPLIPERHPLYGKTAHQLYRYLFDKYIKIQPRIIDEAKQFIYVNPQFRDEKPILGVHIRANALVSEIGQIYNLNEFYHPNIWSFMNNFECRHLFLITDHYKFVREFQKIYDKYETLIVSDSRKTFLKGKVHPNRSNFPNQRHKGIELIKDTSDIIKDTYLAVQCDYFIGNGYSSLSNTVLRMKDWPEKNIKLLY, from the coding sequence ATGAGCAGTGACCGATTTCTCCTAATTAAACCTTGGGGGTACAGCATTTGGGCAGACGTGGATCATATCGTAGGCCAGTTGCTGATGGCAGAGATTACCAGCCGGACTCCGGTGGTGTACTGGGGGATGGATAGTCTGTATTCCGAGTCATTGACGGAAAATTCGTTCGAGTTGTTTTTCGAGCCGATCTCCGAACATGCGCCCCATGAACTCACGCGATCCGATTATTCGTATTATCCGTCCACCTGGAACAGTCATAATGTTTTGATGGAGGACCCCGACAAACTGAAATGGGAGCTCCGAGATTTACAGGACATGGTAGCCACTGATGCCAACGTGCTGGTGAGTGATGTGTATTACCATGTCAGCTCTATTGTACCATTGATACCCGAGCGGCACCCTTTATACGGCAAAACAGCACACCAATTGTACCGGTATCTGTTCGACAAATATATTAAAATCCAGCCTCGTATTATTGACGAAGCCAAACAGTTTATCTATGTGAATCCACAGTTCCGTGATGAAAAACCGATCTTAGGCGTTCATATCCGGGCCAACGCACTCGTCAGTGAAATCGGACAAATCTATAATCTCAACGAATTTTATCATCCTAATATATGGAGTTTCATGAACAATTTCGAATGCCGCCATCTGTTTCTCATTACAGATCATTATAAGTTCGTACGCGAATTCCAAAAAATTTATGATAAATACGAGACGTTAATTGTAAGTGATAGCCGAAAGACGTTCTTAAAAGGAAAAGTCCATCCGAACCGGTCTAATTTTCCAAACCAGCGGCATAAAGGAATTGAACTCATAAAAGACACCTCAGACATTATTAAAGACACTTACCTTGCCGTTCAATGCGATTATTTTATTGGCAACGGGTATTCCAGCTTGTCGAATACGGTTCTGCGGATGAAAGATTGGCCGGAGAAAAACATCAAGCTGCTGTATTAA
- a CDS encoding O-fucosyltransferase family protein, with protein sequence MHEQKFLLIKTWGWGFWSDMDHLTGQLLVAELTKRIPVVYWGPHSLYSEYIDTNAFELYYEPVSSHTINDVIRPEHTFFPLIWNASNALVEDLDKTARLHRGIGELMASKADVAVSDVHFYSRPLLAYIPKDHWAYGMSAIQIYRQLIRKYLRLKPDIEAEINEFHNAHLKDHRPLLGVHIRASDKIREVENLAQLNKQYDGEIRKVLKEGIGRIFLITDCDDSIDDFNKRYGPMVVYTDCVRAPRNSVDQAPHLQNFVVKRRKGIEIIKDTYLAAKCDYFIGNGYSNVSFFVNRLKDWPDSHIKLFYRTLKQDKRNTRKRAKAEWATKKHRAKQHRAQYPSLYGGD encoded by the coding sequence ATGCACGAGCAAAAATTCTTGCTTATTAAGACGTGGGGGTGGGGATTTTGGTCGGATATGGACCACCTGACCGGGCAACTGCTTGTAGCTGAGCTGACGAAACGGATACCTGTGGTGTACTGGGGGCCGCACAGCTTATATAGTGAATATATTGATACAAATGCCTTTGAATTATACTATGAACCTGTCTCCTCACACACCATAAATGATGTAATCCGGCCGGAACACACTTTTTTTCCTCTGATCTGGAATGCAAGCAACGCCTTGGTCGAGGATCTGGATAAGACGGCGCGGCTTCACCGCGGTATTGGGGAACTCATGGCCAGCAAGGCGGATGTGGCCGTCAGTGACGTCCATTTCTACTCAAGGCCGCTGCTCGCTTATATTCCGAAGGATCACTGGGCGTACGGAATGAGCGCAATACAGATCTACCGTCAGTTGATCCGTAAATATTTACGCTTAAAACCGGATATTGAAGCGGAAATCAATGAATTTCACAATGCGCATCTGAAGGACCACCGGCCTCTCCTTGGCGTCCATATCCGGGCCAGCGACAAAATACGCGAGGTGGAGAATCTTGCACAGCTTAACAAGCAGTACGATGGGGAAATCCGTAAAGTATTGAAGGAAGGCATCGGCCGGATATTCCTGATAACGGATTGTGATGATTCTATTGATGACTTCAACAAACGCTACGGTCCCATGGTCGTATACACCGATTGCGTGAGAGCTCCCCGCAACTCGGTTGACCAGGCTCCCCATCTGCAGAACTTTGTCGTAAAAAGAAGAAAAGGCATCGAAATCATCAAAGATACGTACCTTGCCGCCAAATGCGACTATTTTATCGGCAACGGGTATTCCAACGTCTCTTTTTTCGTCAACCGCCTGAAGGATTGGCCGGACAGCCACATTAAGCTTTTCTACAGAACATTGAAGCAGGATAAGAGAAACACCCGCAAAAGGGCAAAAGCCGAATGGGCCACCAAAAAACATCGGGCCAAGCAACACCGGGCTCAATACCCAAGTCTGTACGGAGGTGATTAA
- a CDS encoding O-fucosyltransferase family protein, whose protein sequence is MERVRFMLIRGYSHSIWMDVRQLLEQLLFADLTGRIPVVHWGSSSFYNGKVYNNAFDMYFEPISNYVIEDLMKPEYSFFPSAWQHDNLLLPDPGQVTLTERSIGEMLESDADVVVCDTYPNKLSIPSLVREDHPLYGMNSVQMYRSLMHKYLKLKPDLTNRINKFFYSNSMHEGPVLAVHVRENFTINEFEHNLNERYHSKMYKLKRKPEQNTNDTLKIHQIYRIHEVNKLESTNKVYHKEIQYMLGKFNIKKIFLLTDCTEILEEYQQLYGSMLVHTDALRHSANDVEAPYLETHMHRRQNGIDAILDAYIAANCNFFIGNGYSKMSQAVTYLKDWANTNYKLMYWVPENSKTVHYSQVDSIVYPDNKYVGKFRQLAYSASRAWKQLKER, encoded by the coding sequence ATGGAACGGGTACGATTTATGCTCATCAGAGGTTACAGCCACAGTATTTGGATGGATGTACGCCAACTGCTCGAACAGCTCCTTTTCGCAGATTTGACTGGAAGAATTCCGGTAGTGCATTGGGGCAGCAGCAGCTTTTATAACGGAAAGGTTTATAATAACGCTTTTGACATGTATTTTGAGCCGATATCTAACTACGTAATCGAAGACTTAATGAAACCAGAATACAGCTTTTTCCCCTCCGCATGGCAGCATGACAACCTGCTGCTGCCTGATCCCGGGCAGGTCACGCTGACCGAACGGAGCATCGGGGAAATGCTGGAGAGCGATGCTGATGTCGTGGTATGCGACACGTATCCGAACAAACTGTCCATCCCCTCTCTTGTTAGAGAGGATCACCCTTTATACGGGATGAATTCAGTGCAGATGTACCGTTCTTTGATGCATAAATATTTGAAACTAAAGCCAGACCTGACAAACAGGATCAATAAGTTTTTTTATTCCAATTCTATGCATGAAGGACCTGTGCTGGCTGTTCATGTCCGCGAAAACTTTACCATTAACGAATTTGAGCACAATTTAAACGAACGCTATCATTCCAAGATGTATAAGCTGAAAAGAAAGCCTGAGCAGAACACCAATGATACACTTAAGATTCATCAAATTTACCGGATTCATGAAGTGAACAAACTTGAGTCGACCAACAAGGTCTATCATAAGGAAATCCAGTATATGCTTGGGAAATTCAACATCAAAAAGATTTTCCTGCTCACAGACTGCACGGAAATTCTGGAAGAATACCAGCAGTTGTATGGATCGATGCTTGTGCATACAGATGCGCTGCGGCATTCGGCTAATGACGTCGAGGCTCCTTATCTCGAAACGCATATGCACCGTCGTCAAAACGGAATAGACGCCATTCTGGACGCCTATATTGCCGCGAACTGCAACTTCTTCATCGGTAATGGCTATTCAAAAATGTCTCAAGCGGTCACGTATCTTAAGGATTGGGCCAATACCAATTACAAATTGATGTACTGGGTACCGGAAAATTCGAAAACAGTCCATTATTCGCAGGTGGACTCCATCGTGTATCCTGACAATAAGTACGTAGGCAAATTCAGGCAGCTCGCTTATAGTGCGTCCCGCGCTTGGAAGCAATTGAAGGAGCGTTAA
- a CDS encoding mannose-1-phosphate guanylyltransferase — protein sequence MDKYAVIMAGGAGTRLWPLSREHKPKQFISVEGMSSMLEQTLARITELIPPDKCFVITNKNYAELTREVLKTIIPVQNIILEPLRKNTGACISYAALWLERRFQTGSVCFIPADSFVNNKYEYLNAIHQAYRESINSSALTIIGVNPTYPATGYGYIKIDPSKPSVSNHISRVLQFKEKPDMATARTYVESGAYLWNSGMVAGNLQTFRTGIQQHMPEHFNILSAVLDQSDSPSYDSSIEEAYSQLPDISFDNGVLEQSSSLTAIKGYFDWDDIGSLDSLATMIGQDSSGNAVSGSHIGMDTHDSVIYSSDILVTSIGVSNMIIIKTEDVLLVCPKERAQDVKAFVQLLKRIGYGERT from the coding sequence ATGGATAAATATGCGGTTATCATGGCCGGTGGTGCTGGAACGCGGCTGTGGCCCCTCTCCAGGGAACACAAGCCAAAACAGTTTATCAGCGTGGAAGGAATGAGCAGCATGCTGGAGCAGACCCTTGCGCGCATTACCGAACTGATTCCGCCGGACAAATGTTTTGTCATAACTAACAAAAATTATGCAGAGCTCACCCGTGAAGTGCTTAAGACAATCATTCCTGTGCAAAATATTATACTTGAGCCACTCCGTAAAAATACCGGGGCTTGTATCTCCTATGCGGCCTTATGGCTGGAACGTCGATTTCAGACCGGCTCGGTCTGTTTCATTCCGGCTGACAGCTTTGTCAACAACAAATATGAGTACCTTAATGCGATCCACCAAGCGTATAGGGAGAGTATAAACAGCTCCGCTCTGACCATCATTGGTGTGAATCCGACCTACCCGGCCACCGGCTATGGTTATATTAAGATTGATCCGAGCAAACCATCCGTTTCCAATCATATCTCCCGTGTACTGCAGTTCAAGGAAAAACCCGATATGGCCACTGCCCGCACCTACGTAGAATCCGGGGCTTACCTGTGGAACAGCGGCATGGTCGCAGGCAATCTGCAGACCTTCAGGACCGGAATTCAGCAGCATATGCCGGAACACTTCAATATCCTGTCAGCAGTTTTGGACCAGTCGGACTCCCCTTCCTACGATTCGTCTATAGAGGAGGCTTACAGCCAGTTACCCGATATATCGTTCGATAACGGTGTGCTGGAACAAAGCAGCAGCCTTACGGCTATTAAGGGCTACTTCGATTGGGATGATATCGGCAGTTTGGACTCGCTGGCTACAATGATCGGCCAGGACAGCAGTGGTAATGCCGTCAGCGGCAGCCACATCGGAATGGACACTCATGATTCTGTAATATACAGCAGCGATATACTTGTAACTTCCATCGGGGTCTCGAATATGATAATTATCAAAACAGAGGATGTTCTGCTGGTTTGTCCCAAGGAGCGGGCCCAGGATGTCAAAGCGTTCGTCCAGTTGTTGAAACGCATCGGATACGGGGAACGGACCTGA
- a CDS encoding GDP-L-fucose synthase family protein, translating to MEKNSRIYIAGHQGLVGSALIRNLQDKGYTHIIGKTRQELDLTNQAAVEHFFETTDIDYVFLAAAKVGGIGANSTFPADYIMENELIQCNIIRSSFKKRVKKLIFLGSSCIYPKLCPQPIKEEYLLTGPLEETNEAYALAKISGLKMCQYYNRQYGTNYISVMPTNLYGPNDQFDVNNSHVIPAMIAKIDAAKSADQHSAELWGTGNPRREFLYIDDMADACVFLMEHYDGTEYLNIGTGEDLSIRELAEMVKSVVGFNGELLFDATKPDGTPRKLLDVSKMEKLGWTAKTRLEVGLDKTYRYYLNHVK from the coding sequence TTGGAGAAGAACAGTCGGATTTATATAGCTGGACATCAAGGCCTTGTCGGCTCCGCTCTGATCAGAAACCTGCAGGATAAAGGATACACGCATATCATCGGTAAAACACGGCAGGAGCTTGATCTGACAAACCAGGCGGCAGTGGAACATTTCTTTGAAACGACGGACATTGACTATGTGTTTTTGGCGGCTGCCAAAGTCGGCGGGATTGGGGCGAACAGCACCTTTCCCGCAGATTATATTATGGAAAATGAACTTATCCAGTGCAACATTATACGCAGTTCATTTAAGAAACGTGTTAAAAAGCTTATTTTCCTGGGCAGTTCCTGCATCTATCCCAAGCTCTGTCCTCAGCCTATTAAGGAGGAGTACCTCCTTACGGGTCCGCTCGAAGAGACGAATGAAGCCTACGCACTGGCTAAAATATCAGGACTCAAAATGTGCCAGTACTATAATCGCCAGTATGGAACCAATTATATCAGCGTTATGCCCACCAACCTATATGGGCCGAACGACCAATTCGATGTCAACAACTCCCACGTCATTCCAGCCATGATCGCCAAAATTGATGCCGCCAAGTCAGCAGATCAGCACAGCGCGGAGTTGTGGGGTACGGGAAATCCGCGGCGGGAGTTTCTGTATATCGACGACATGGCGGACGCCTGTGTGTTCCTGATGGAGCATTATGACGGAACGGAGTACCTTAATATCGGTACAGGAGAGGATCTGTCCATTCGCGAACTGGCGGAAATGGTGAAGTCTGTTGTCGGTTTCAACGGCGAGCTGCTGTTTGATGCCACTAAGCCGGATGGAACGCCACGCAAACTGCTGGACGTATCTAAAATGGAGAAGCTCGGTTGGACGGCGAAAACCCGCTTGGAAGTAGGACTTGATAAAACCTACCGCTACTATCTGAACCACGTTAAGTAA
- the gmd gene encoding GDP-mannose 4,6-dehydratase, which yields MKKAFITGVTGQDGSYLAELLLSKGYEVHGMVRRSSSINTERIDHLLEGHSGDRPDFVLHYGDLADPGGLSRLLHKIEPSEVYNLGAQSHVRVSFDIPEFTADVDALGTMRLLESIREVNPGIRFYQASSSELYGLVQQVPQSEQTSFYPRSPYAVAKLYAYWITVNYREAYNLYACNGILFNHESPRRGKNFVTRKITIGLANLLNGKQERLVLGNLDAKRDWGFAGDYVEAMWLMLQQEQPEDYVIATGETHTVREFCELAFRHAGITLAWTGEGKDEKGIDASTGRVLITVSEQYLRPSEVDLLLGDPAKARTRLGWEKKVSFKELVEMMVKSDQGV from the coding sequence TTGAAAAAAGCTTTTATTACTGGTGTGACAGGTCAAGACGGCTCTTATCTGGCCGAACTTTTGCTAAGCAAAGGTTACGAAGTTCACGGGATGGTCCGCAGAAGCAGCTCAATAAACACAGAAAGAATTGATCATCTCCTGGAAGGTCACTCCGGGGACCGGCCGGATTTCGTCCTGCACTATGGTGATCTTGCAGATCCGGGAGGCTTAAGCAGGCTACTCCACAAGATTGAGCCTTCTGAAGTCTACAATCTGGGTGCGCAAAGCCACGTCAGAGTGTCCTTCGATATTCCGGAATTCACGGCGGATGTAGACGCACTTGGTACGATGCGCCTCCTGGAAAGCATTCGGGAAGTAAACCCCGGCATCCGGTTCTACCAGGCCTCCTCCAGCGAATTGTATGGCCTTGTTCAGCAAGTTCCGCAAAGTGAGCAAACATCGTTCTATCCCCGCAGCCCTTATGCCGTCGCCAAACTGTACGCTTACTGGATAACCGTTAACTATCGCGAAGCTTACAATCTGTATGCTTGCAACGGGATCCTGTTCAACCATGAATCGCCGCGCCGGGGCAAGAATTTCGTAACTCGCAAAATTACAATCGGCCTCGCTAACCTCTTGAATGGCAAGCAGGAGCGTCTTGTGCTCGGCAATCTGGATGCCAAGCGGGATTGGGGCTTTGCCGGCGACTATGTGGAAGCGATGTGGCTGATGCTGCAGCAGGAGCAGCCGGAAGACTATGTTATAGCTACAGGCGAAACTCATACCGTAAGAGAGTTCTGTGAGCTTGCCTTCCGCCATGCCGGAATTACGCTTGCCTGGACAGGGGAAGGCAAGGACGAAAAAGGGATTGATGCCAGTACGGGACGCGTACTGATCACGGTCAGCGAACAATATTTGCGGCCCAGCGAAGTCGATCTGTTGCTTGGCGATCCGGCCAAAGCGCGAACGAGGTTGGGCTGGGAGAAAAAAGTATCTTTCAAGGAACTTGTTGAAATGATGGTCAAGAGCGATCAGGGTGTCTGA
- a CDS encoding IS91 family transposase yields MDVKNQERWKKRGVIRQILKDHFHGFMEMHGHHLPKELHSSMIETVNKAIRCGTRDMGYARYECKGCTEGTPEPVFICFTCKSRFCHGCGKKYTDEWAEKQQERILDVPHRHLVFTVPEELRKVFFQDRRKLNELSNQVAKVIQYYYRRKNKSKKYEVGVITVIHTFGRDLKFNPHIHALITEGALDRNKEWKKAEYISYEYLRKSWQKLLLDLMMKWYPEEERIKRLVNELYQRYSQGFYVNAEQRMKNARGAAKYIGRYLARPAIAEYRVVSYNYHKVHYWYEDHRTGKRVDVVSPVMKFIYDLVQHIPPKHFRMVGRYGLYSRGKNKESQKVINLWRYMVHKQIEMTFPAEERKKKSYRQRMLESYGRDPMLCPCCKHRMLLVVIWHAEYGRIYYYDEQREYENQKKWGIRSHGKRTGPKVRTG; encoded by the coding sequence ATGGACGTGAAGAATCAGGAGAGGTGGAAGAAACGAGGAGTCATCCGGCAGATTTTAAAAGATCACTTTCATGGATTCATGGAAATGCACGGACATCATCTGCCCAAGGAACTCCACAGTAGCATGATAGAAACCGTGAATAAAGCGATACGCTGTGGTACACGGGATATGGGCTATGCCAGATATGAGTGCAAGGGATGCACGGAGGGAACGCCGGAACCCGTGTTTATTTGCTTCACCTGTAAAAGCCGTTTTTGTCATGGATGTGGGAAGAAATATACGGATGAATGGGCGGAAAAGCAGCAAGAACGAATACTAGATGTACCTCATCGCCACCTCGTATTTACAGTGCCTGAAGAACTACGCAAGGTATTCTTTCAAGACCGGCGGAAGTTAAATGAACTGAGTAACCAAGTGGCCAAGGTCATTCAATATTATTACCGGCGGAAAAATAAGAGCAAGAAATACGAAGTCGGTGTGATTACCGTGATTCATACCTTTGGCCGTGATTTAAAGTTTAATCCGCATATCCATGCGCTAATTACGGAAGGCGCGCTAGACCGGAACAAGGAGTGGAAGAAGGCGGAGTATATCTCGTATGAGTACTTGCGGAAATCGTGGCAGAAACTGCTACTGGATTTAATGATGAAATGGTATCCGGAGGAAGAACGTATAAAGAGACTGGTGAATGAGTTATACCAGCGCTATTCGCAGGGGTTTTATGTGAATGCGGAGCAGCGGATGAAAAATGCCCGAGGAGCAGCGAAATACATTGGGCGCTATTTGGCGCGTCCGGCGATCGCGGAGTACCGGGTAGTAAGCTACAACTACCACAAGGTGCACTACTGGTATGAGGATCACCGAACGGGCAAACGGGTGGATGTGGTATCGCCGGTAATGAAATTCATTTACGATCTGGTGCAGCACATTCCACCCAAGCATTTTCGGATGGTGGGGCGCTATGGTCTATACAGCCGGGGGAAAAACAAAGAGTCACAAAAGGTAATTAATCTGTGGCGGTACATGGTCCACAAACAAATCGAGATGACTTTTCCAGCGGAGGAAAGGAAGAAGAAAAGCTACCGCCAGCGGATGCTGGAGAGCTATGGGCGAGACCCGATGCTTTGTCCCTGCTGCAAGCACCGGATGTTGCTTGTGGTGATTTGGCATGCGGAATATGGGAGAATTTATTATTATGACGAGCAGCGAGAATATGAAAACCAAAAGAAATGGGGGATACGAAGTCATGGGAAAAGAACAGGGCCAAAAGTCCGGACAGGATAA